One region of Streptomyces subrutilus genomic DNA includes:
- a CDS encoding TetR/AcrR family transcriptional regulator, which yields MPRMSAEERRESVVRAAVHEFARGGYYGTSTEAIAKRVGVSQPYLFRLFPNKLAIFLAAAERCLRETREVMAAAGEGLHGEEATQSMANAYTRLIAEDPDKLQMQLQMYVSVAAAEAAGDHELGELVRKGWMELWDTVRVPFGGDAKETTTFMAYGMLINTLAAMGFPPEHRVWEGLYPAARAKGRLES from the coding sequence ATGCCAAGGATGAGCGCGGAAGAGCGGCGCGAGAGTGTCGTTCGGGCCGCCGTGCACGAGTTCGCCCGCGGGGGCTACTACGGGACCTCCACCGAGGCGATCGCCAAGCGGGTCGGGGTCTCCCAGCCGTACCTCTTCCGGCTCTTCCCGAACAAACTGGCCATCTTCCTCGCCGCCGCGGAGCGCTGCCTGCGGGAGACGCGTGAGGTGATGGCCGCCGCCGGCGAGGGGCTGCACGGTGAAGAGGCCACGCAGTCCATGGCGAACGCCTACACCCGGCTCATCGCCGAGGACCCCGACAAGCTCCAGATGCAGCTGCAGATGTACGTCTCCGTCGCCGCCGCCGAAGCCGCCGGGGACCACGAGCTCGGCGAGCTCGTCCGCAAGGGCTGGATGGAGCTCTGGGACACGGTCCGCGTGCCGTTCGGCGGGGACGCGAAGGAGACCACGACCTTCATGGCGTACGGGATGCTGATCAACACCCTCGCCGCCATGGGCTTCCCGCCCGAGCACCGCGTCTGGGAGGGGCTGTATCCCGCGGCCCGCGCCAAGGGTCGCCTGGAGAGCTGA
- a CDS encoding DHA2 family efflux MFS transporter permease subunit — protein sequence MGTNTGTDTDTKLRGPAVWALVLTGVASFMAALDNLVVTTALPAIREDLGGRLEDLEWTVNAYTLTFAVLLMFGAALGDRFGRRRLFVTGLAIFTGASAAAALSPGIDALIAARAVQGVGAAIMMPLTLTLLTAAVPAARRGMALGIYGAVTGLAVASGPLIGGSLTEHISWQWIFWLNVPIGLALIPLARLRLAESTAPGSRLDLPGTLLISAGLFGIVYALVNANAEGWTSAPVLTGLIAGTALVGAFVRHGIRSANPMLPMRLFRNRGFLGINAASLLMFLGMFGSIFLLAQFLQGVAGYSPTEAGLRMLPWTGMPMIVAPISGILSDRIGGRPVIAVGLALQALGLGWFAAILSADVSYAAQLPALIISGIGMGLYFAPASHVLMSTVTPADQGRASGTNNALREVGGALGVAVLASVFAAQGGYASPQAFTDGTIPALWIGAAAVALAAAFALLLPGRPKRSRAHDGGTDGGTDAGTDAGTAPAAAATPGPAKVPVAR from the coding sequence ATGGGTACGAACACGGGCACGGATACGGACACCAAGCTCCGCGGGCCGGCCGTCTGGGCCCTCGTACTGACCGGCGTCGCCAGCTTCATGGCCGCCCTCGACAACCTCGTCGTCACCACGGCCCTGCCCGCCATCCGCGAGGACCTCGGCGGCCGGCTGGAGGACCTCGAGTGGACGGTGAACGCCTACACGCTCACCTTCGCCGTCCTCCTCATGTTCGGCGCCGCCCTCGGAGACCGCTTCGGGCGCCGCCGGCTGTTCGTCACAGGCCTCGCGATCTTCACCGGCGCCTCCGCCGCGGCCGCCCTCTCGCCCGGCATCGACGCGCTCATCGCCGCCCGCGCCGTCCAGGGCGTCGGCGCCGCGATCATGATGCCGCTCACCCTGACCCTCCTCACCGCCGCCGTCCCCGCCGCCCGCCGCGGCATGGCCCTCGGCATCTACGGAGCCGTCACCGGCCTCGCCGTCGCCAGCGGGCCCCTCATCGGCGGCAGCCTCACCGAGCACATCTCCTGGCAGTGGATCTTCTGGCTGAACGTGCCGATAGGCCTGGCCCTGATCCCGCTCGCCCGCCTGCGCCTGGCCGAGTCCACCGCCCCCGGCTCCCGCCTCGACCTCCCCGGCACCCTGCTCATCAGCGCCGGCCTGTTCGGCATCGTCTACGCCCTGGTCAACGCGAACGCCGAGGGCTGGACCAGCGCCCCCGTGCTCACCGGCCTGATCGCCGGAACCGCGCTCGTCGGCGCCTTCGTCCGCCACGGCATCCGCAGCGCGAACCCGATGCTCCCCATGAGGCTCTTCCGGAACCGGGGCTTCCTGGGGATCAACGCGGCCAGCCTGCTGATGTTCCTGGGCATGTTCGGCTCGATCTTCCTGCTCGCCCAGTTCCTCCAGGGCGTCGCCGGCTACTCGCCCACCGAAGCGGGCCTGCGCATGCTCCCCTGGACCGGCATGCCGATGATCGTCGCGCCGATCTCCGGCATCCTCTCCGACCGGATCGGCGGCCGCCCCGTCATCGCCGTGGGGCTCGCACTCCAGGCCCTCGGCCTCGGCTGGTTCGCGGCGATCCTGAGCGCGGACGTCTCGTACGCCGCCCAGCTCCCGGCGCTGATCATCAGCGGCATCGGCATGGGGCTGTACTTCGCCCCCGCCTCCCACGTGCTGATGTCCACCGTGACCCCCGCCGACCAGGGCAGGGCCTCCGGCACCAACAACGCCCTGCGGGAGGTCGGCGGAGCCCTCGGCGTCGCCGTCCTCGCCTCGGTCTTCGCCGCACAGGGCGGCTACGCGTCCCCGCAGGCCTTCACCGACGGCACCATCCCCGCCCTGTGGATCGGCGCCGCCGCGGTCGCCCTGGCCGCCGCCTTCGCCCTGCTGCTCCCGGGCCGGCCGAAGCGCTCCCGCGCTCACGACGGCGGCACAGACGGCGGCACAGACGCCGGCACAGACGCCGGCACAGCCCCCGCCGCGGCCGCGACGCCCGGCCCGGCGAAGGTCCCCGTAGCCCGCTGA
- a CDS encoding MaoC family dehydratase: MAAQIQYADVEVGTELPAASFSVTRATLVRYAGASGDFNPIHWNEKFAKEVGLPDVIAHGMFTMAEAIRVVTDWVGDPGAVVEYGVRFTKPVVVPNDERGGLIEVTAKVAAKLEDNRVRVDLTAMSAGQKVLGMSRAVVALA; this comes from the coding sequence ATGGCAGCGCAGATCCAGTACGCGGACGTCGAGGTGGGCACCGAGCTGCCCGCGGCCTCCTTCTCCGTGACGCGCGCCACGCTGGTCCGGTACGCCGGTGCCTCGGGCGACTTCAACCCGATCCACTGGAACGAGAAGTTCGCCAAGGAGGTCGGACTGCCGGACGTGATCGCGCACGGCATGTTCACCATGGCCGAGGCGATCCGCGTGGTCACCGACTGGGTCGGCGACCCGGGCGCGGTGGTCGAGTACGGCGTGCGCTTCACCAAGCCGGTGGTGGTCCCGAACGACGAGCGGGGCGGCCTGATCGAGGTCACGGCCAAGGTCGCGGCCAAGCTGGAGGACAACCGCGTCCGCGTCGACCTGACGGCCATGAGCGCCGGCCAGAAGGTCCTGGGCATGTCCCGCGCGGTGGTCGCACTCGCCTGA
- a CDS encoding SDR family oxidoreductase: MRIVIAGGHGQIALRLERLLAARGYEVAGIIRDRAQGDDLREAGAEPVLCDLESASVEHVAGILQGAEVAVFAAGAGPGSGIGRKDTVDRGAAVLFADAAERAGVRRFLMVSSMGADARHEGDEVFDTYLRAKGEADDHVRTRLGLEWTVLRPGSLVDDAGTGQVRLEVRTGRGSVPRDDVAAVLAELVETPATAGLTLELVSGSTPVAVAVKDVAGN, translated from the coding sequence ATGCGCATCGTCATCGCGGGTGGACACGGTCAGATCGCGCTGCGGCTGGAGCGACTGCTCGCCGCGCGCGGGTACGAGGTCGCGGGGATCATCCGCGACCGGGCGCAGGGCGACGACCTCAGGGAGGCGGGCGCCGAACCGGTGCTGTGCGATCTGGAGTCGGCCTCGGTGGAGCACGTGGCGGGGATCCTGCAGGGCGCGGAGGTGGCGGTGTTCGCCGCCGGCGCGGGTCCGGGCAGCGGGATCGGGCGCAAGGACACCGTGGACCGGGGCGCGGCGGTGCTGTTCGCCGACGCGGCCGAACGGGCCGGTGTGCGGCGCTTCCTGATGGTCTCTTCGATGGGCGCGGACGCCCGGCACGAGGGCGACGAGGTCTTCGACACCTACCTCCGGGCGAAGGGCGAGGCCGACGACCACGTCCGCACCCGGCTGGGCCTCGAGTGGACGGTCCTGCGGCCCGGTTCGCTGGTCGACGACGCGGGGACGGGCCAGGTCCGCCTGGAGGTGCGGACGGGCCGCGGCTCCGTCCCGCGCGACGACGTGGCGGCGGTGCTCGCCGAACTGGTCGAGACGCCGGCGACGGCCGGCCTGACCCTGGAGCTGGTCTCCGGTTCGACCCCGGTCGCGGTGGCCGTCAAGGACGTCGCGGGCAACTGA
- a CDS encoding amidohydrolase family protein has protein sequence MSDSQPQQPFQSPRSGRGEGGGHGPAPGPSQSPSRGRSHLPGHAQDRPQDEGRARSQSNGPIQGRRHDDGPHHSRSEGHSPALGHAAAEATTLLLAGARLTDGRTVDVRLSGGRIQAVGTAGSLPAPALSRVDLGGYLLLPAPAEPHAHGDTALTADAEGPVSYTPDEVQRRATEAALLQLGHGATAVRSHVRIGDVHGLGPMEAVLQARRSLRGLTDLTTVAVPRLLTGVAGADGLAMLRDAVKMGASVIGGCPDLDPDPTGFLEAVLELADEHGCPVDLHTDGDDPGRLARLAAMAGGLRPGVSIGPCGGLSRLPLDVAARAADQLAAAGVRVTCLPQGDCAALERRGLRTAPVRLLRAAGVRVTAGSGALRDAGNPVGRGDPLEAAYLLASQGGLRPGEAYESVSTAAREAMGLPEVRVEAGFPAELLAVRGDRIAGVLSLAYSRIVIHRGRVVARTSAVREYCDSAVAVALDLPRQGRTEPGP, from the coding sequence ATGTCCGACAGCCAGCCGCAGCAGCCGTTCCAGTCCCCGCGCAGCGGCCGCGGCGAGGGCGGAGGACACGGACCCGCACCCGGCCCCTCCCAGAGCCCCTCCCGCGGCCGGAGCCACCTCCCCGGCCACGCCCAGGACCGGCCCCAGGACGAAGGCCGGGCACGGAGTCAGAGCAACGGCCCGATCCAGGGCCGGCGCCACGACGACGGCCCGCACCACAGTCGCTCCGAGGGGCACTCCCCCGCTCTCGGCCACGCCGCCGCCGAGGCCACCACCCTGCTGCTCGCCGGGGCCCGCCTCACCGACGGCCGGACCGTGGACGTCCGTCTCAGCGGCGGCCGGATCCAGGCCGTCGGTACCGCGGGCAGCCTCCCCGCCCCCGCCCTGTCCCGGGTGGACCTCGGCGGGTACCTGCTGCTGCCCGCCCCCGCCGAACCCCACGCCCACGGCGACACCGCCCTGACCGCCGACGCCGAGGGCCCCGTCTCGTACACCCCCGACGAGGTCCAGCGCCGGGCCACCGAAGCCGCCCTGCTCCAGCTCGGCCACGGCGCCACCGCCGTGCGCTCTCACGTCCGGATCGGCGACGTGCACGGTCTCGGCCCCATGGAGGCCGTGCTCCAGGCCCGCCGCTCGCTGCGCGGGCTCACCGACCTGACCACCGTCGCCGTACCCCGCCTGCTGACCGGGGTGGCCGGCGCCGACGGGCTCGCGATGCTCCGGGACGCGGTCAAGATGGGCGCCTCCGTGATCGGCGGCTGCCCCGACCTGGACCCCGATCCGACCGGCTTCCTGGAAGCGGTCCTGGAACTCGCCGACGAGCACGGCTGCCCCGTGGACCTGCACACGGACGGTGACGACCCGGGCCGCCTGGCCCGGCTCGCCGCGATGGCCGGCGGGCTGCGCCCCGGGGTGAGCATCGGCCCCTGCGGCGGCCTCTCCCGGCTCCCGCTGGACGTGGCGGCCCGCGCCGCCGACCAGTTGGCCGCCGCCGGGGTACGGGTCACCTGCCTGCCCCAGGGCGACTGCGCGGCCCTGGAACGCCGCGGCCTGCGCACCGCCCCCGTGCGCCTGCTCCGGGCCGCCGGGGTGCGCGTCACGGCCGGCAGCGGGGCCCTGCGGGACGCCGGGAACCCGGTCGGCCGCGGCGACCCCCTGGAGGCCGCCTACCTGCTGGCCTCCCAGGGCGGCCTGCGGCCGGGCGAGGCCTACGAGTCGGTCAGCACCGCCGCCCGGGAGGCCATGGGGCTGCCGGAGGTCCGGGTGGAGGCCGGTTTCCCGGCGGAGCTGCTCGCCGTGCGCGGCGACCGGATCGCGGGCGTGCTGTCCCTCGCGTACAGCCGGATCGTGATCCACCGGGGTCGGGTGGTGGCCCGTACGAGTGCCGTGCGGGAGTACTGCGACTCGGCCGTCGCCGTGGCCCTGGACCTGCCCCGGCAGGGCCGTACGGAGCCCGGTCCGTGA
- the rpmG gene encoding 50S ribosomal protein L33, translating to MAATDVRPKITLACVECKERNYITKKNRRNNPDRLEMKKHCPRCNSHTAHRETR from the coding sequence GTGGCTGCCACCGACGTCCGCCCGAAGATCACGCTGGCCTGCGTGGAGTGCAAGGAGCGGAACTACATCACCAAGAAGAACCGGCGTAACAACCCGGACCGTCTTGAGATGAAGAAGCACTGCCCGCGTTGCAACTCGCACACCGCGCACCGCGAGACCCGCTGA
- a CDS encoding MaoC family dehydratase N-terminal domain-containing protein: protein MALDQSFVGRSYPPTDPYEVGREKIREFAVAVGDANPVYTDPEAAKGYGYPDVIAPPTFVFAITFAAAGQVVEDPQLGLDYSRVVHGDQKFAYARPVRAGDRLSVTSTIEAVKSLAGNDIIDIRGEVHDETGEHVVTAWTKLVSRAPEEA, encoded by the coding sequence ATGGCTCTCGACCAGTCCTTCGTGGGGCGGAGTTACCCCCCCACCGATCCGTACGAGGTCGGCCGGGAGAAGATCCGCGAATTCGCGGTCGCCGTGGGTGACGCCAATCCCGTGTACACCGACCCCGAAGCCGCCAAGGGGTACGGCTACCCCGATGTGATCGCTCCGCCGACTTTCGTGTTCGCGATCACTTTCGCGGCGGCGGGTCAGGTCGTCGAGGACCCGCAGCTGGGGCTGGACTACAGCCGCGTCGTGCACGGCGACCAGAAGTTCGCGTACGCACGCCCCGTGCGGGCCGGTGACCGGCTCTCCGTGACCTCGACGATCGAGGCCGTGAAGTCCCTCGCGGGCAACGACATCATCGACATCCGCGGCGAGGTCCACGACGAGACCGGCGAGCACGTGGTGACGGCGTGGACGAAGCTCGTCTCCCGCGCCCCCGAGGAGGCCTGA